In Serratia sp. FDAARGOS_506, a genomic segment contains:
- a CDS encoding bifunctional 4-hydroxy-2-oxoglutarate aldolase/2-dehydro-3-deoxy-phosphogluconate aldolase: protein MNKWKTSAEQILTAGPVVPVIVINKLEHAVPLAKALVAGGVRVLEVTLRTACAMDAIRAIAQEVPEAIIGAGTVINPQQLREVTEAGAQFAISPGLTDELLKAATAGSIPLIPGISTVSELMLGMDYGLREFKFFPAEANGGVKALQAIGGPFPQVRFCPTGGISPDNYRSYLALKSVLCIGGSWLVPADALESGDYARITELARTAVAGAQA from the coding sequence ATGAACAAGTGGAAAACAAGCGCCGAGCAGATCCTGACGGCGGGACCGGTGGTACCGGTCATCGTGATCAACAAACTGGAACATGCGGTGCCGTTGGCGAAAGCGCTGGTCGCCGGCGGCGTGCGGGTGCTTGAGGTGACGCTGCGCACCGCCTGCGCCATGGACGCCATTCGCGCCATCGCCCAAGAAGTGCCGGAAGCGATCATCGGCGCCGGTACCGTGATCAATCCCCAGCAGCTGCGTGAAGTGACCGAGGCCGGTGCGCAGTTCGCCATCAGCCCGGGGCTGACCGACGAGCTACTCAAGGCGGCCACCGCCGGGTCCATTCCGCTTATTCCGGGCATCAGCACCGTTTCCGAGCTGATGCTGGGCATGGATTACGGCCTGCGCGAGTTTAAATTCTTCCCGGCGGAGGCCAACGGCGGCGTAAAAGCGCTGCAGGCGATCGGCGGCCCGTTCCCGCAGGTGCGCTTCTGCCCGACCGGCGGCATCTCGCCGGACAATTACCGCAGCTATCTGGCGCTGAAAAGCGTGCTGTGCATCGGCGGCTCCTGGCTGGTGCCGGCGGACGCGCTGGAAAGCGGCGACTACGCCCGCATCACCGAACTGGCGCGCACCGCCGTCGCGGGCGCTCAGGCCTGA
- the gntK gene encoding gluconokinase — translation MTNNQNRIYVVMGVSGSGKSAVAAAAARQLSAGFLDGDFLHPRSNILKMAAGEALNDDDRAPWLAALNDAAFAMQRTNSVSIIVCSALKKQYRDRLRAGNGNLSFIYLHGEFPVIESRLAARNGHFFKPQMLVTQFAALEQPGADESDVMAIDINQPLDAVIADTVRHIQSFLPQDVCA, via the coding sequence ATGACCAACAATCAAAATCGCATTTACGTCGTTATGGGCGTTTCCGGCAGCGGCAAGTCCGCCGTCGCCGCCGCCGCGGCCCGCCAACTCTCCGCCGGCTTCCTCGACGGCGACTTCCTGCACCCGCGCAGCAATATCCTGAAAATGGCCGCCGGGGAAGCGTTGAACGATGACGATCGCGCCCCGTGGCTGGCCGCGCTCAACGACGCCGCCTTCGCCATGCAGCGCACCAACAGCGTGTCGATCATCGTCTGCTCGGCGCTGAAAAAGCAGTATCGCGACCGCCTGCGCGCCGGCAACGGCAACCTGTCGTTCATCTATCTGCACGGCGAGTTCCCGGTGATCGAATCCCGCCTGGCGGCGCGTAACGGCCACTTCTTCAAGCCGCAGATGCTGGTGACCCAGTTCGCCGCGTTGGAGCAGCCGGGCGCCGACGAAAGCGACGTGATGGCGATCGACATCAATCAGCCGCTGGACGCGGTGATCGCCGATACCGTGCGTCATATCCAGAGCTTCCTGCCGCAGGACGTGTGCGCGTGA
- the metH gene encoding methionine synthase, with amino-acid sequence MEGVTVTNRVEQLRRQLAQRILVLDGGMGTMIQSYRLDERDFRGERFADWGSDLKGNNDLLVLTKPEVITAIHYAYLEAGADILETNTFNSTTIAMADYHMESLSAEINYQAACLARACADEWTARTPEKPRYVAGVLGPTNRTASISPNVNDPAFRNISFDELVTAYRESTRALVEGGVDLIMIETIFDTLNAKAAAFAVETEFEALGVELPIMISGTITDASGRTLSGQTTEAFYNSLRHVKPLTFGLNCALGPDELRQYVAELARISETYVTAHPNAGLPNAFGEYDLDAAEMARQVGEWAQAGFLNIIGGCCGTTPEHIAAMANAVEGVPPRRLPEIPVACRLAGLEPLTIDANTLFVNVGERTNVTGSARFKRLIKEEKYNEALDVARQQVESGAQIIDINMDEGMLDAEAAMVRFLNLIAGEPDIARVPIMIDSSKWSVIEKGLKCIQGKGIVNSISMKEGEEAFIHHARLVRRYGAAVVVMAFDEVGQADTRERKFEICRRAYKILTERVGFPPEDIIFDPNIFAVATGIEEHNNYAVDFIEACADIKTHLPHAMISGGVSNVSFSFRGNDPVREAIHAVFLYHAIRNGMDMGIVNAGQLAIYDDLPTELREAVEDVILNRREDGTERLLELAEKYRGSKDGEAAIQQAEWRGWPVEKRLEYSLVKGITEFIELDTEEARQQAERPIEVIEGPLMAGMNVVGDLFGEGKMFLPQVVKSARVMKQAVAYLEPYIEASKQQGTSAGKILLATVKGDVHDIGKNIVGVVLQCNNYEIVDLGVMVPTEKILRTAREENVDIIGLSGLITPSLDEMVNVAKEMERQGFTLPLLIGGATTSKAHTAVKIEQNYSGPTTYVQNASRTVGVVSALLSATQRDEFVARTRKEYETVRIQHARKKPRTPPVDLQKARANAMALDWAGYQPPVPQQLGVFPVAAGIETLRHYIDWTPFFMTWSLAGKYPRILEDEVVGEEAKRLFHDANQMLDRLAAERSLNPRGVYGLFPANRVGDDVEVYRDERRDEVLAVSRHLRQQTEKTDFPNYCLADFVAPKSSGKADYFGAFAVTGGLEEDALAAAYDAQHDDYNKIMVKALADRLAEAFAEYLHEQVRKLHWGYAADESLSNEELIRENYQGIRPAPGYPACPEHTEKATIWQLLDVNRHTGMELTESFAMWPGAAVSGWYFSHPESKYFAVAQIQRDQVEDYAVRKGMSVSEVERWLAPNLGYDAD; translated from the coding sequence ATGGAAGGGGTTACAGTGACAAATCGAGTAGAACAACTGCGCCGCCAGTTAGCGCAGCGCATTTTGGTGTTAGACGGTGGCATGGGCACCATGATCCAGAGCTACCGTCTGGACGAGCGCGATTTCCGCGGCGAACGTTTCGCCGACTGGGGCAGCGATCTGAAAGGCAATAACGATCTGCTGGTGCTGACCAAGCCGGAGGTGATCACCGCCATTCATTATGCCTACCTCGAGGCGGGCGCCGATATCCTTGAGACCAATACCTTCAACTCCACCACCATCGCCATGGCCGACTACCACATGGAGTCGCTGTCCGCCGAGATTAACTATCAGGCCGCCTGCCTGGCGCGCGCCTGCGCCGATGAATGGACGGCGCGCACGCCGGAAAAACCGCGCTACGTCGCCGGGGTGCTGGGGCCGACCAACCGCACTGCGTCAATCTCGCCGAACGTCAACGATCCGGCGTTCCGCAATATTTCCTTTGACGAACTGGTGACGGCTTACCGCGAATCGACCCGCGCACTGGTGGAGGGGGGCGTTGATCTGATCATGATCGAAACCATCTTCGACACCCTTAACGCCAAAGCCGCCGCGTTTGCGGTAGAAACCGAATTCGAAGCGCTGGGAGTGGAACTGCCGATCATGATTTCCGGCACCATCACCGACGCTTCCGGCCGCACCCTGTCCGGCCAGACCACCGAAGCGTTTTACAATTCGCTGCGCCACGTCAAGCCGCTGACCTTCGGCCTGAACTGCGCCCTGGGGCCGGATGAGCTGCGCCAGTACGTCGCCGAGCTGGCGCGCATCTCGGAGACCTACGTCACAGCGCACCCTAACGCCGGGTTGCCAAACGCTTTCGGCGAGTACGACCTGGATGCGGCTGAGATGGCGCGACAGGTCGGGGAGTGGGCGCAGGCCGGCTTCCTCAATATCATCGGCGGCTGCTGCGGCACTACGCCGGAACACATCGCCGCGATGGCCAACGCGGTTGAGGGCGTGCCGCCGCGCCGGCTGCCGGAGATCCCGGTCGCTTGCCGCCTGGCCGGTCTGGAGCCGCTGACCATCGACGCCAACACCCTGTTCGTCAACGTCGGCGAGCGTACCAACGTCACCGGCTCGGCGCGATTCAAGCGCCTGATCAAAGAAGAGAAATACAACGAAGCGCTCGACGTGGCGCGTCAGCAGGTAGAGAGCGGTGCGCAGATCATCGACATCAACATGGACGAGGGGATGCTCGACGCCGAAGCGGCGATGGTGCGCTTCCTGAACCTGATCGCCGGCGAGCCGGATATCGCCCGGGTGCCGATCATGATCGATTCCTCCAAGTGGTCGGTAATCGAGAAAGGCCTGAAGTGCATCCAGGGCAAGGGCATCGTCAACTCGATCTCGATGAAGGAGGGAGAAGAGGCCTTTATCCACCACGCCAGGCTGGTGCGCCGCTACGGCGCCGCGGTGGTGGTGATGGCGTTCGACGAAGTGGGCCAGGCAGACACCCGCGAGCGCAAGTTCGAGATATGTCGCCGCGCCTATAAAATTTTAACCGAACGCGTCGGTTTCCCGCCGGAAGACATCATTTTCGACCCGAACATCTTCGCCGTCGCCACCGGTATCGAAGAGCACAACAACTACGCCGTCGACTTTATCGAAGCCTGTGCCGACATCAAAACCCACCTGCCGCACGCGATGATTTCCGGCGGCGTGTCCAACGTGTCGTTCTCGTTCCGCGGCAACGATCCGGTGCGAGAAGCGATCCACGCGGTGTTCCTGTATCACGCCATTCGCAACGGCATGGACATGGGCATCGTGAATGCCGGGCAACTGGCGATTTATGACGATCTACCTACCGAGCTGCGCGAGGCGGTAGAGGACGTGATCCTCAACCGTCGCGAAGACGGCACCGAACGTCTGTTGGAGCTGGCGGAAAAGTACCGTGGCAGCAAAGACGGCGAAGCGGCGATACAGCAGGCGGAGTGGCGTGGCTGGCCGGTGGAGAAACGGCTGGAATATTCGCTGGTGAAGGGCATCACCGAGTTTATCGAGCTGGACACCGAAGAAGCGCGGCAGCAGGCCGAACGCCCGATCGAAGTGATCGAGGGGCCGCTGATGGCAGGGATGAACGTGGTCGGCGATCTGTTCGGCGAGGGCAAGATGTTCCTGCCGCAGGTGGTGAAATCCGCCCGCGTGATGAAGCAGGCGGTGGCCTACCTGGAACCGTACATCGAGGCCAGCAAGCAGCAGGGCACCTCCGCGGGGAAAATCCTGTTGGCGACGGTGAAGGGCGACGTGCACGACATCGGCAAGAACATCGTCGGCGTGGTGCTGCAGTGCAACAACTATGAAATCGTCGATCTGGGCGTGATGGTGCCGACGGAGAAAATCCTGCGCACCGCGCGTGAGGAGAACGTGGACATCATCGGCCTGTCGGGGCTGATCACGCCGTCGTTGGACGAGATGGTCAACGTGGCCAAAGAGATGGAGCGCCAGGGCTTTACGCTGCCGCTGCTGATCGGCGGCGCCACCACCTCCAAGGCGCACACCGCGGTGAAAATCGAGCAGAACTACAGCGGCCCGACTACCTACGTGCAGAACGCCTCGCGCACCGTGGGCGTGGTGTCGGCGCTGCTGTCCGCCACCCAGCGCGACGAGTTTGTGGCGCGCACCCGCAAAGAATATGAAACGGTGCGCATTCAGCACGCGCGCAAAAAGCCGCGCACGCCGCCGGTCGACTTGCAGAAGGCGCGCGCCAACGCCATGGCGCTGGACTGGGCCGGCTATCAGCCGCCGGTGCCGCAGCAGCTCGGCGTGTTCCCGGTGGCGGCCGGCATCGAGACGCTGCGCCACTACATCGATTGGACACCGTTCTTCATGACCTGGTCGCTGGCGGGCAAGTATCCGCGAATCCTGGAAGATGAGGTGGTGGGGGAAGAGGCCAAGCGCCTGTTCCACGACGCCAATCAGATGCTGGATCGACTGGCCGCCGAGCGCAGCCTTAACCCGCGCGGCGTTTACGGTCTGTTCCCGGCCAACCGCGTCGGCGACGACGTGGAGGTGTACCGCGACGAACGGCGTGACGAGGTGCTGGCGGTGAGCCGCCATCTGCGTCAGCAGACGGAAAAAACCGACTTCCCGAACTACTGCCTGGCGGACTTCGTGGCGCCGAAAAGCAGCGGTAAGGCCGACTACTTCGGCGCCTTCGCGGTGACCGGCGGGCTGGAGGAGGACGCGCTGGCGGCGGCGTACGACGCGCAGCATGACGATTACAACAAAATCATGGTCAAGGCGCTGGCGGATCGCTTGGCGGAGGCCTTCGCCGAATACCTGCATGAGCAGGTGCGCAAGCTGCACTGGGGCTATGCCGCCGACGAGAGCCTGAGCAACGAGGAACTGATCCGCGAAAACTATCAGGGCATCCGGCCGGCGCCGGGTTACCCGGCCTGCCCGGAGCACACCGAGAAAGCGACCATCTGGCAGCTGCTGGACGTCAACCGTCACACCGGCATGGAGCTGACGGAGTCCTTCGCCATGTGGCCGGGAGCGGCGGTGTCCGGCTGGTACTTCAGCCATCCTGAAAGCAAGTACTTCGCGGTGGCGCAGATCCAGCGCGATCAGGTGGAAGACTACGCGGTGCGTAAAGGGATGAGCGTGAGCGAGGTCGAACGTTGGCTGGCGCCTAACCTCGGCTACGACGCCGACTGA
- the edd gene encoding phosphogluconate dehydratase, producing the protein MINPTLSRVTQRIIHRSQASRAAYLARIEAARSQTVHRAQLACGNLAHGFAACQPDDKTALKNMVRSDIAIITAYNDMLSAHQPYEHYPQRLKQALQAVGAVGQVAGGVPAMCDGVTQGQDGMELSLMSRDVIAMSAAVGLSHNMFDGALFLGICDKIVPGLVMAALSFGHLPALFVPAGPMSSGLPNKEKVRVRQLYAEGKADRLALLEAEAASYHGIGTCTFYGTANTNQMVMEVMGLHLPGASFVHPDTPLRDALNDAAARQVTRLTDTAGNYLPIGRLVDEKVVVNGIVSLLATGGSTNLTMHLVAMARAAGIIITWDDFSELSEAVPLLCRIYPNGPADINQFQAAGGVPLVVRELLQHGLLHEDVHTVAGFGLHRYTQEPWLDNGQLVWREGVTDSLDASVIASVAQPFEHHGGTKVMAGNLGRAVMKTSAVPADNQIIEAPAVVFDSQHDIVPAFEAGKLDRDCVVVVRFQGPQANGMPELHKLMPPLGVLMDRGFKVALVTDGRLSGASGKVPSAIHVTPEAYTGGLLAKVRDGDPIRVNGRSGELQVLVDADELARRTPCQPDLSAEHIGCGRELFGALRSQLSGAEQGACCIKF; encoded by the coding sequence ATGATTAACCCAACCTTGTCCCGTGTCACACAGCGCATCATCCACCGTTCCCAAGCCAGCCGTGCCGCCTATCTGGCGCGCATCGAAGCGGCCCGTTCCCAAACCGTCCACCGCGCACAGCTGGCCTGCGGCAACCTTGCCCACGGCTTCGCCGCCTGTCAGCCCGATGACAAGACGGCGCTGAAAAACATGGTGCGCAGCGATATCGCCATCATCACCGCCTACAACGACATGCTGTCGGCCCACCAGCCGTACGAACACTACCCGCAGCGGCTGAAACAGGCGCTGCAGGCCGTGGGCGCCGTGGGCCAAGTGGCCGGCGGCGTGCCGGCAATGTGCGACGGCGTGACGCAGGGGCAGGACGGCATGGAGCTGTCGCTGATGAGCCGTGACGTGATCGCCATGTCGGCCGCCGTCGGCCTGTCGCACAACATGTTCGACGGCGCGCTGTTCCTCGGCATCTGCGACAAGATCGTGCCCGGACTGGTGATGGCCGCCCTCTCCTTCGGCCACCTGCCCGCGCTGTTCGTGCCGGCCGGCCCGATGAGCAGCGGTTTGCCCAACAAGGAAAAGGTGCGCGTGCGCCAGCTGTACGCCGAAGGCAAGGCCGACCGTCTGGCGCTGCTGGAAGCCGAGGCCGCTTCCTATCACGGCATCGGCACCTGCACCTTCTACGGCACCGCCAACACCAACCAGATGGTGATGGAAGTGATGGGCCTGCACCTGCCGGGCGCCTCCTTCGTGCATCCGGATACGCCGCTGCGCGATGCGCTGAACGACGCCGCCGCGCGCCAGGTGACCCGACTGACCGACACCGCCGGCAACTACCTGCCGATCGGCCGCCTGGTGGACGAGAAAGTGGTGGTGAACGGCATCGTCTCGCTGCTGGCCACCGGCGGTTCCACCAACCTGACCATGCATCTGGTGGCGATGGCGCGCGCAGCGGGCATCATCATTACCTGGGACGATTTCTCGGAGCTGTCGGAGGCGGTGCCGCTGCTGTGCCGCATCTATCCGAACGGCCCGGCCGACATCAACCAGTTCCAGGCCGCCGGCGGCGTGCCACTGGTGGTGCGTGAGCTGTTGCAACACGGGCTGCTGCACGAAGACGTGCACACCGTGGCCGGTTTCGGCCTGCACCGCTACACCCAGGAACCTTGGCTGGACAACGGCCAGCTGGTGTGGCGCGAAGGGGTGACCGACTCGCTCGATGCCAGCGTGATCGCCAGCGTCGCTCAGCCGTTTGAGCATCACGGCGGCACCAAAGTGATGGCCGGCAATCTGGGCCGTGCGGTGATGAAAACCTCGGCGGTGCCCGCCGACAATCAGATCATCGAAGCGCCGGCGGTGGTGTTCGACAGCCAACACGACATCGTGCCGGCGTTCGAAGCCGGCAAGCTGGATCGCGATTGCGTGGTGGTGGTGCGCTTCCAGGGGCCGCAAGCCAACGGCATGCCCGAACTGCACAAGCTGATGCCGCCGCTGGGCGTGCTGATGGATCGCGGCTTCAAAGTGGCACTGGTGACCGACGGCCGCCTGTCCGGCGCCTCCGGCAAGGTGCCTTCCGCCATTCACGTCACCCCGGAAGCCTATACCGGCGGCCTGCTGGCGAAAGTGCGCGACGGCGATCCGATCCGCGTTAACGGCCGCAGCGGCGAGCTGCAGGTGTTGGTCGACGCCGACGAACTGGCGCGGCGCACGCCTTGCCAACCCGACCTGAGCGCGGAACACATCGGCTGCGGCCGCGAGCTGTTCGGTGCGTTGCGCAGCCAGCTGTCCGGCGCCGAACAGGGCGCCTGCTGCATCAAATTTTAA
- a CDS encoding UTRA domain-containing protein, producing the protein MSEAPTTVATICQTLNARITAGEFAVDGKLPSERALSEQFATTRITLQEALGQLEAQGVIYRQVRRGWFISPPRLIYNPLQRSHFHAMAQQQGRAAHTEAIDSAVVTLDAPLAARLALPTGAEAYRIRRLRYIDGRAVLYCEHYLNPSYFPGILDEDLTQSLTALYAARYGIHYGRVRFDMLPTLLPQQAAAMLKVTYGSPALFITRVNRDQHDRVIDCDLEYWRYDALHIDVEAL; encoded by the coding sequence ATGAGTGAAGCACCGACGACCGTAGCGACCATCTGCCAAACGCTGAACGCCCGCATCACCGCAGGTGAGTTCGCCGTAGACGGCAAGCTGCCCTCCGAACGCGCCCTGAGCGAACAGTTCGCCACCACCCGCATTACCTTGCAGGAGGCGCTCGGTCAGTTGGAGGCGCAGGGCGTCATCTACCGCCAGGTGCGGCGCGGCTGGTTCATCTCGCCCCCGCGTCTTATCTACAACCCGCTGCAGCGCAGCCATTTTCACGCCATGGCGCAGCAGCAGGGGCGCGCCGCCCATACCGAGGCGATCGACAGCGCGGTCGTCACGCTCGACGCGCCGCTGGCCGCCCGCCTGGCGCTGCCCACCGGCGCCGAGGCCTATCGCATTCGCCGGCTGCGCTACATCGACGGGCGCGCGGTGCTGTACTGCGAACACTACCTCAACCCGAGCTATTTCCCCGGCATTCTGGACGAAGATCTGACCCAGTCTCTGACCGCGCTGTACGCCGCGCGCTACGGCATCCACTACGGCCGGGTGCGTTTCGACATGCTGCCCACCCTGCTGCCGCAGCAGGCCGCCGCCATGCTGAAGGTGACCTACGGCAGCCCGGCGCTGTTCATTACGCGGGTGAACCGCGATCAGCACGATCGGGTGATCGATTGCGATCTGGAGTATTGGCGTTACGATGCGCTGCACATCGACGTGGAAGCGCTGTAA
- the iclR gene encoding glyoxylate bypass operon transcriptional repressor IclR: MATPAPAKRGKKPRAAAPAASAATGQVQSLTRGLKLLEYISEAQGNVALTDLAQQAGLPNSTTHRLLTTMQQQGFVRQVGDLGLWTIGSHAFVVGSSFLQSRNLLAMVHPTLRRLMEESGETVNLAVLDTSEYQAIIIDQVQCTALMRMSAPIGGKLPMHASGAGKAFLATLPDDQVTKLLHKKGMHTYTPHTLTPHNLKEGLAQIRKQGFSFDDEEHALGLRCVAACIFDEHREAFAAISISGPVSRITDDRVIELGALVIHAAKEISLAYGGVR, from the coding sequence ATGGCCACCCCTGCTCCCGCCAAACGCGGCAAGAAGCCCCGCGCAGCAGCCCCGGCCGCCAGTGCGGCGACCGGCCAGGTACAATCGTTGACTCGTGGCCTGAAGCTGTTGGAGTACATTTCGGAAGCCCAGGGCAACGTGGCGCTGACCGATCTGGCCCAGCAGGCCGGCCTGCCGAACTCCACCACTCACCGCCTGCTCACCACCATGCAGCAGCAGGGATTCGTGCGCCAGGTCGGCGATCTCGGCCTGTGGACCATCGGCTCGCACGCCTTTGTGGTCGGCAGCAGCTTCCTGCAAAGCCGCAACCTGCTGGCGATGGTGCATCCGACGCTGCGGCGCCTGATGGAAGAGTCCGGCGAAACCGTCAACCTGGCGGTGCTGGATACCAGCGAGTACCAGGCGATCATCATCGATCAGGTGCAATGTACGGCGCTGATGCGCATGTCGGCGCCGATCGGCGGCAAACTGCCGATGCACGCCTCCGGCGCCGGCAAAGCGTTCCTCGCCACCCTGCCGGACGATCAGGTGACCAAACTGTTGCACAAGAAAGGCATGCACACCTACACCCCACATACCCTGACGCCGCACAACCTGAAAGAGGGGCTGGCGCAGATCCGCAAACAGGGCTTCTCCTTTGACGACGAAGAGCACGCGCTCGGCCTGCGTTGCGTGGCGGCCTGCATCTTCGACGAACACCGCGAAGCCTTCGCCGCCATCTCCATCTCCGGCCCGGTGTCGCGCATCACCGACGATCGCGTAATCGAGCTGGGTGCGCTGGTGATCCACGCGGCGAAAGAGATCAGCCTGGCCTACGGCGGCGTGCGCTGA
- the gntU gene encoding gluconate transporter, producing the protein MSTVTLVGTAVGSVLLLLFLVMKARMHAFVALMLVSIAAGIFSGMPLEHIADTMQKGMGDTLGFLAIVVALGAMFGKILHEVGALDQIAAQLLKRFGQSKAHYALGIAGLICALPLFFDVAVVLLIGIVFAVARRTDGNIVKLAIPLFAGVAAAASFLLPGPVPMLLASQMKADFGWMIVIGLVAAVIGMLIAGPLYGSFISRFVNWPMPPEENEPTLTKGNLPSFGFSLALVLCPLVLVGMKTIGARLVTPGSQLQQWLEFIGHPFTAILLACLIVIYGLAKPRGMSNEQTLAICSAAVQPAGIILLMTGAGGVFKQILVDSGVGPALGDAMIGAGLPIAVAAFALSAMVRVIQGSATVACLTTVGLVLPVTSQLGLNGGQLAALAICIAGGSIVLSHVNDAGFWLFGKFTGANELQTLKTWTVMETILGSVGGAIGMIAFTMF; encoded by the coding sequence GTGAGTACCGTTACGCTGGTCGGTACCGCAGTCGGCTCGGTTTTACTGCTGTTATTCCTGGTGATGAAGGCGCGCATGCACGCCTTCGTCGCGCTGATGCTGGTGTCCATCGCCGCCGGCATTTTCTCCGGCATGCCGCTGGAACACATCGCCGACACCATGCAAAAAGGCATGGGCGACACGCTGGGCTTCCTGGCGATCGTGGTGGCGCTGGGGGCGATGTTCGGCAAAATCCTGCATGAGGTCGGCGCGCTCGATCAAATTGCGGCGCAATTGCTGAAACGATTCGGACAAAGCAAGGCGCACTACGCGCTCGGCATCGCCGGGCTGATCTGCGCGCTACCGCTGTTCTTCGACGTGGCGGTGGTGCTACTGATCGGCATCGTGTTCGCCGTGGCACGCCGCACCGACGGTAATATCGTCAAACTGGCGATCCCGCTGTTCGCCGGCGTGGCCGCCGCCGCCTCCTTCCTGCTGCCGGGGCCGGTGCCTATGCTGCTGGCTTCGCAGATGAAAGCCGACTTTGGCTGGATGATCGTCATCGGCCTGGTGGCGGCAGTGATCGGCATGCTGATCGCCGGCCCGCTGTACGGCAGCTTTATCAGCCGCTTCGTCAACTGGCCAATGCCGCCGGAAGAGAACGAGCCGACGCTGACCAAGGGCAATCTGCCTTCGTTCGGCTTCAGCCTGGCGCTGGTTCTGTGCCCGCTGGTGCTGGTTGGCATGAAAACCATCGGCGCGCGGCTGGTCACTCCGGGTTCGCAGCTGCAGCAGTGGCTGGAGTTTATCGGCCACCCGTTCACCGCCATCCTGCTGGCCTGTCTGATCGTGATTTACGGCCTGGCGAAACCGCGCGGCATGAGCAACGAACAGACGCTGGCCATCTGCTCCGCAGCCGTACAACCGGCCGGGATCATCCTGCTGATGACCGGCGCCGGCGGGGTATTCAAACAGATCCTGGTGGATTCCGGCGTAGGGCCGGCGCTGGGTGACGCCATGATCGGCGCCGGCCTGCCGATCGCCGTGGCCGCCTTTGCGCTGTCCGCTATGGTGCGGGTGATTCAGGGCTCGGCCACCGTCGCTTGCCTGACCACCGTCGGCCTGGTGCTGCCGGTCACCAGCCAGCTCGGATTGAACGGCGGGCAACTGGCCGCGCTGGCCATCTGCATCGCCGGCGGCTCCATCGTGCTGAGCCACGTCAACGACGCCGGCTTCTGGCTGTTCGGCAAATTCACCGGCGCCAACGAACTGCAAACGCTGAAAACCTGGACGGTGATGGAAACGATTCTGGGCAGCGTCGGCGGCGCTATCGGCATGATTGCATTCACGATGTTTTAA